In Nitrospinota bacterium, one DNA window encodes the following:
- a CDS encoding deoxynucleoside kinase, with product MRKRTAYIAIEGPIGAGKSSLVSLLGRKFGVDPVYEPLAENPFLEMFYKNQKDYAFQTQVAFLVSRFKQLSALTQTDLFNQYIFCDYIFERDLIFAGLNLNESELRLYTDIYRLMARSVPKPDLVVYLQADTATLMRRIKARGRDMERGVPEEYIERVSKAFNGFFFDYREGPLLIINTNNIDFVANEADLDKLTAKITGEVKGQEFFNPLGSVFGRPGR from the coding sequence ATGAGAAAAAGGACGGCGTACATCGCGATTGAAGGCCCTATCGGCGCGGGGAAAAGCAGCCTTGTGTCCCTGCTTGGCAGGAAATTCGGTGTGGATCCGGTTTACGAGCCCTTGGCGGAAAATCCGTTCCTTGAGATGTTCTACAAAAACCAGAAAGACTACGCGTTCCAGACCCAGGTGGCCTTTCTTGTGTCCCGGTTCAAGCAATTGTCCGCGCTAACCCAGACCGATCTTTTCAACCAGTATATATTTTGCGATTACATTTTCGAGCGGGACCTGATTTTCGCGGGGCTGAACTTGAACGAAAGCGAGTTACGGCTGTATACTGATATCTACAGGCTGATGGCCAGGAGCGTGCCCAAGCCGGACCTGGTGGTGTATCTCCAGGCGGACACGGCAACGCTCATGCGGCGCATCAAGGCGCGCGGGCGCGACATGGAGCGCGGCGTGCCGGAAGAATACATAGAAAGGGTGAGCAAGGCCTTTAACGGATTTTTTTTCGACTACCGCGAAGGGCCATTGCTCATCATAAACACGAACAACATTGACTTTGTCGCCAACGAAGCGGACCTGGACAAGCTGACCGCGAAGATCACCGGCGAAGTCAAAGGGCAGGAGTTTTTCAATCCGCTGGGATCGGTCTTCGGCCGGCCCGGACGGTGA
- a CDS encoding SIS domain-containing protein, with protein MKYSDRLKAMLAESAEAKLQLLADHGQMALFQMATEIVVNSYKDGGRLYIAGNGGSAADAQHLAAEFVCRLSKDRPPLPAEAFSTDTSTLTAIGNDYGFDEIFARQVTAKMKPGDVFLGITTSGNSPNIIKAVEKCRAMGIKTIALSGREGGAVKNMADVTMLAKGFATNVIQEQHIVLAHALCACVEAEMFG; from the coding sequence ATGAAATATTCCGACAGGTTGAAGGCAATGCTGGCCGAATCGGCCGAAGCGAAATTGCAGCTGCTGGCAGACCACGGACAGATGGCGCTTTTCCAGATGGCCACGGAAATCGTGGTCAATTCATACAAGGACGGCGGCAGGCTGTACATCGCAGGCAACGGCGGCTCCGCCGCGGACGCGCAGCACCTTGCGGCGGAGTTCGTGTGCAGGCTGTCAAAGGACCGCCCGCCGCTTCCCGCCGAGGCGTTTTCCACCGACACATCCACGCTCACCGCCATCGGCAACGACTATGGGTTCGACGAGATTTTCGCCCGGCAGGTGACGGCGAAGATGAAACCCGGCGACGTTTTTCTCGGGATCACAACTTCCGGCAATTCACCGAACATAATCAAGGCGGTGGAAAAATGCCGGGCCATGGGAATCAAAACGATCGCGCTAAGCGGACGGGAGGGGGGCGCCGTTAAAAATATGGCCGACGTGACGATGCTGGCCAAAGGGTTCGCCACCAACGTGATTCAAGAGCAGCACATCGTGCTGGCCCACGCTCTTTGCGCCTGCGTGGAAGCGGAGATGTTCGGCTAG
- the panB gene encoding 3-methyl-2-oxobutanoate hydroxymethyltransferase → MKDEKVTTVKLRAMKESGDKIAAVTAYDHPFALLADMGGADVILVGDSLGMAVRGEENTLKVTIEDMAYHTRAVRRGVQRALLVADMPFLSYHLGADKAMENAGRLVAEGAEAVKLEGAGDVAKVTGRMVAAGIPVMGHVGLTPQSIHQLGGFRMQGKGVDTAKRISDEAVALEAAGAFAIVLECVPMELAQSVTAKLKIPTIGIGAGPGCDGQILVINDLLGMPSKVTPKFVKKYADLSEAVTGAVRQYVDEVRAAKFPAEEHSYTARPRHLKAI, encoded by the coding sequence ATGAAAGATGAAAAAGTAACAACGGTAAAACTGCGCGCCATGAAGGAGAGCGGGGACAAAATCGCCGCCGTCACAGCGTACGACCATCCGTTCGCGCTTCTGGCGGACATGGGGGGGGCGGACGTGATCCTCGTCGGCGATTCGCTTGGCATGGCGGTGCGCGGCGAGGAGAATACACTGAAGGTCACCATCGAGGACATGGCCTATCACACCCGGGCGGTGCGGCGGGGGGTGCAAAGGGCGCTGCTGGTGGCGGACATGCCTTTTCTTTCCTATCACCTTGGCGCAGACAAGGCCATGGAAAACGCGGGCAGGCTTGTGGCCGAAGGGGCGGAGGCGGTGAAACTCGAAGGGGCGGGGGATGTGGCAAAGGTAACCGGGCGCATGGTGGCCGCCGGCATCCCCGTGATGGGGCATGTGGGGCTGACCCCGCAGTCCATACACCAGCTTGGCGGGTTCCGCATGCAGGGCAAAGGGGTGGACACGGCAAAGCGCATATCGGACGAGGCGGTTGCGCTGGAAGCGGCGGGGGCATTTGCCATCGTGCTCGAATGCGTGCCGATGGAGCTTGCCCAGTCCGTCACGGCGAAACTCAAGATACCCACCATTGGCATCGGCGCCGGGCCGGGATGCGACGGGCAGATACTTGTGATAAACGACCTTTTGGGGATGCCATCGAAGGTGACGCCCAAGTTCGTGAAAAAATACGCCGACCTTTCGGAGGCCGTCACCGGGGCGGTGCGCCAGTATGTGGACGAGGTGCGGGCCGCGAAATTCCCCGCCGAAGAACATAGCTACACCGCAAGGCCGCGGCATTTAAAGGCGATTTAA
- the folK gene encoding 2-amino-4-hydroxy-6-hydroxymethyldihydropteridine diphosphokinase: MRVYLSIGSNMGDRLGNLRKAGESIEALPGVTLEAAGRIYETAPLGGPEQEWFYNTAVAVETGAAPADLLRMTRKIEADMGRVRGVKWGPRVIDIDIIFYGNETVDTPELVIPHPMAAQRRFVLLPVADIDPGFVHPVLGKTVAALLESLPEKGQETRLVTA, encoded by the coding sequence ATGCGGGTATATCTGTCGATAGGGTCGAACATGGGAGACCGGCTTGGCAATTTACGGAAAGCCGGGGAAAGTATCGAGGCCCTGCCCGGAGTGACACTTGAGGCCGCCGGCCGGATATATGAAACGGCGCCATTGGGCGGGCCGGAGCAAGAGTGGTTTTACAACACGGCGGTGGCGGTGGAAACCGGCGCGGCTCCGGCGGATCTTCTGCGGATGACGCGGAAGATAGAGGCTGACATGGGTCGTGTGCGCGGTGTGAAGTGGGGCCCCAGGGTGATAGACATAGACATTATTTTTTACGGTAACGAAACGGTGGACACTCCGGAGCTTGTGATCCCGCATCCAATGGCGGCCCAGAGGCGGTTTGTGTTATTGCCCGTGGCGGACATCGATCCCGGCTTTGTCCATCCGGTCCTCGGCAAGACGGTGGCCGCTCTTTTGGAAAGCCTCCCTGAAAAGGGCCAGGAGACCAGGCTTGTGACCGCATGA